From one Gallionella capsiferriformans ES-2 genomic stretch:
- a CDS encoding alpha/beta hydrolase, which yields MKRRLTGFAALLAVLYMGACFYMWSTQMQQVFEPTMEWQTTPARMGMNYEALRIPVGSGADKGELDAWWVPSELPDAPTLVYFHGNYRNIGNNLAHTRHLHQLGYNVLLADYRGFGKSSGGKPSEAKVFEDAEAVWQYAIGQRGRRPAQTVIYGHSLGGAIAIDLAVHHPEAAGLITEGTFTSMQAMGQINYGFLPIGLLLNQRFTSIEKVPALKIPVLFIHGTWDKKVPVEMAKQLYAAAGEPKSLLLIEGGEHNNSGTIGWVEYRDAVTAFVRKNTH from the coding sequence ATGAAGCGGCGTTTGACGGGGTTTGCTGCGTTGTTAGCCGTGCTGTATATGGGAGCTTGCTTCTATATGTGGTCGACCCAGATGCAACAGGTCTTCGAACCGACAATGGAGTGGCAGACGACGCCGGCTCGCATGGGGATGAACTATGAGGCGCTGCGCATCCCTGTGGGTTCGGGAGCCGATAAGGGAGAGTTGGACGCGTGGTGGGTGCCAAGTGAGCTGCCCGATGCGCCGACGCTGGTTTATTTTCACGGCAATTACCGTAATATCGGCAACAATCTTGCGCATACCCGACACCTGCATCAACTGGGTTACAACGTGCTGCTGGCGGACTATCGGGGTTTTGGCAAAAGCAGCGGCGGCAAGCCCAGCGAAGCCAAGGTCTTTGAAGATGCCGAGGCCGTTTGGCAATATGCCATCGGGCAGCGAGGTCGACGGCCTGCACAAACCGTCATTTACGGTCATTCGCTGGGGGGTGCGATTGCCATCGATCTGGCGGTCCACCATCCAGAGGCGGCGGGGCTGATCACCGAGGGCACGTTTACCTCGATGCAGGCGATGGGACAAATCAATTATGGTTTTCTGCCCATCGGCTTATTGCTGAATCAGCGTTTTACCTCGATTGAAAAAGTGCCCGCTTTAAAAATTCCCGTGCTGTTTATTCACGGTACCTGGGATAAAAAAGTGCCGGTTGAAATGGCTAAGCAGTTGTATGCGGCGGCAGGCGAGCCTAAGTCATTGCTGCTGATCGAAGGCGGCGAACACAACAACAGCGGGACGATAGGCTGGGTAGAATACCGCGATGCGGTGACCGCTTTCGTCAGGAAAAATACGCATTAA
- the dnaQ gene encoding DNA polymerase III subunit epsilon, which translates to MRKIVLDTETTGLDPKKGHRIIEIAAIALEGRKVSKRHFHHYLDPEREVDEDAARVHGFTWDMLKGRAKFADIATSFLEFVDGAELMAHNAPFDMSFINNELRLLGLPPLENPVVDTLKMAREMHPGKKNGLDALCSRYEIDNTHRTLHGALLDTELLAEVYFAMTRGQESLLGEDEPPAAREIAVLSTDASRPTVRVLLPSPDELAVHAQQLLDIDKASKGACLWTKLESAA; encoded by the coding sequence ATGCGAAAAATTGTACTGGATACCGAGACCACGGGGCTTGATCCTAAAAAAGGTCATAGAATCATAGAAATAGCAGCGATAGCTCTGGAAGGACGTAAAGTCTCCAAGCGGCATTTTCACCATTATCTGGACCCTGAACGCGAAGTCGACGAGGATGCGGCACGCGTGCACGGCTTCACCTGGGATATGCTCAAAGGTCGCGCTAAATTTGCCGACATCGCGACCAGCTTTTTAGAATTTGTGGACGGCGCCGAACTGATGGCGCATAACGCACCGTTCGATATGAGCTTCATCAACAACGAGCTGCGACTGCTGGGATTACCGCCGCTTGAGAATCCGGTTGTCGACACCCTGAAAATGGCCCGCGAAATGCATCCGGGCAAGAAGAACGGTCTGGATGCCTTGTGCAGTCGCTACGAGATCGACAATACCCATCGCACCCTGCACGGCGCGTTGCTCGATACGGAATTGCTGGCTGAAGTGTATTTCGCGATGACGCGCGGTCAGGAGAGCCTGTTAGGTGAGGATGAACCGCCCGCTGCGCGAGAAATTGCCGTGTTAAGTACCGATGCCTCGCGGCCGACCGTACGGGTGCTGTTGCCAAGCCCCGATGAGCTGGCTGTCCATGCCCAGCAACTGCTCGACATCGACAAAGCCAGCAAAGGCGCCTGCCTTTGGACGAAGCTGGAGAGTGCGGCATGA
- the rnhA gene encoding ribonuclease HI, translating to MNSEIVEIFTDGACKGNPGVGGWGALLRSKGVQRELFGGEAHTTNNRMELMGAISALEALTRRCQVKLHTDSKYVLQGITTWLAGWKRAGWKTSSRQPVKNEDLWRRLDALVIQHEIEWVWVKGHSGHAGNEHADELANRGVAMIQEQANGML from the coding sequence ATGAATAGTGAAATTGTAGAAATTTTTACCGACGGGGCCTGCAAGGGGAATCCGGGCGTCGGCGGCTGGGGCGCATTGCTGCGCAGCAAAGGCGTGCAGCGCGAACTGTTTGGCGGCGAAGCCCATACCACGAACAACCGGATGGAATTGATGGGCGCCATCTCGGCGCTCGAAGCGTTGACGCGGCGCTGTCAGGTGAAATTGCATACTGATTCCAAATACGTGCTGCAGGGCATTACAACCTGGCTGGCAGGCTGGAAGCGCGCAGGGTGGAAGACCTCCAGCCGGCAACCTGTCAAAAATGAAGATTTGTGGCGTCGCCTCGATGCGCTGGTGATCCAGCACGAGATCGAGTGGGTGTGGGTCAAAGGGCATTCCGGTCATGCGGGGAACGAACACGCGGATGAACTGGCTAATCGCGGGGTTGCGATGATACAAGAACAAGCGAACGGAATGCTTTAA
- the gloB gene encoding hydroxyacylglutathione hydrolase: MYKITALPAFQDNYIWAIHNDSEAVVVDPGDAVPVLAYLAENNLKLTGIFCTHRHHDHVGGIEKLRAVYNVAVYGRRHEKNPHITHALLEGEQVRLDAFGLVFDIMEIPGHLDDHIAFFAQNAVPPLLFCGDVLFGAGCGKSFEGSVAQLHHSLQRISMLPEATLAYCAHEYTASNLRFAAVCEPDNAALKIRIADTARLRAANLSTVPSTLALEKATNPFLRCTETAIIRSLQQRGLTDTSEAAVFAALRQWRDSF, from the coding sequence ATGTATAAAATCACCGCACTCCCCGCCTTTCAGGACAATTATATCTGGGCTATCCACAACGACAGCGAGGCGGTTGTGGTCGATCCCGGTGATGCCGTACCGGTACTGGCCTATTTAGCGGAAAACAATCTCAAGCTTACAGGCATTTTCTGCACCCATCGCCACCACGACCATGTCGGCGGGATCGAAAAATTGCGCGCAGTATACAACGTGGCGGTCTATGGTCGTCGACATGAAAAAAATCCTCATATCACCCACGCACTTCTGGAAGGGGAACAGGTCAGGCTGGATGCATTCGGTCTGGTGTTTGACATCATGGAAATCCCGGGCCACTTGGACGATCATATCGCTTTTTTTGCCCAAAACGCGGTGCCCCCCCTCCTGTTTTGTGGCGATGTCCTGTTCGGTGCTGGTTGCGGCAAGAGCTTCGAAGGCAGCGTTGCGCAACTTCACCATTCGCTGCAACGCATATCCATGCTGCCAGAGGCGACGCTTGCGTACTGTGCACACGAATACACCGCGTCCAATCTGCGCTTCGCCGCTGTTTGCGAGCCGGACAATGCCGCCTTAAAAATTCGCATCGCCGACACAGCGAGACTGCGTGCTGCGAACTTATCGACCGTGCCATCTACCCTCGCACTCGAAAAAGCCACCAATCCATTTTTGCGCTGCACGGAAACGGCCATCATACGATCACTGCAACAACGGGGGTTGACTGATACATCTGAAGCAGCCGTCTTCGCGGCGCTCAGGCAGTGGCGGGACAGTTTTTAA
- a CDS encoding YhdH/YhfP family quinone oxidoreductase, protein MTFQAYRIFEENGASAGRFVDLTLDDLDSGDVVIRSHYSSVNYKDALAATGTGKVIRRFPCVGGIDVSGVVESSSDARFKAGDEVLVTGYNLGVSHDGGFSETVRVPADWVVPLPAGLSLFDAMALGTAGYTAALAIHRMEQNGLSPEQGRVIVTGATGGVASLSIVMLSQLGYTVTALTGKANEHDYLSSLGVSEIISRHDLVMGTRPMEKALWAGAVDSVGGETLAWLTRTMAQNGVIASFGNAGGVEFHTTVLPFILRGVTLIGVDSAATPMPLRQRVWQRLASDLYPKKLAQVAHTLPFERLAEAFDPLLQGKGVGRTVIQF, encoded by the coding sequence ATGACCTTTCAGGCCTATCGCATTTTTGAGGAAAACGGCGCGTCCGCGGGGCGCTTTGTTGATTTGACGCTGGATGATCTCGATTCCGGCGACGTGGTGATCCGCTCGCATTACTCCAGCGTGAATTACAAGGATGCACTGGCGGCAACCGGTACGGGTAAAGTCATACGCCGTTTTCCCTGTGTGGGCGGTATCGATGTATCGGGTGTGGTCGAAAGCTCATCGGATGCACGCTTTAAGGCAGGCGACGAGGTGCTGGTGACCGGTTACAACCTCGGGGTGTCGCATGACGGCGGTTTTTCTGAAACCGTGCGCGTACCAGCTGACTGGGTCGTGCCGCTGCCTGCGGGACTGAGTTTGTTTGATGCGATGGCGCTGGGAACGGCAGGCTATACCGCCGCGTTAGCGATCCACAGGATGGAGCAAAACGGCCTGAGCCCCGAGCAGGGGCGCGTGATCGTGACAGGTGCGACAGGCGGGGTGGCGAGTCTGTCCATCGTGATGCTCTCGCAGTTAGGCTATACGGTCACAGCGTTAACCGGCAAGGCGAATGAGCACGACTATTTGAGTTCGCTGGGGGTGAGTGAGATTATCTCGCGTCACGATCTGGTGATGGGCACGCGTCCGATGGAAAAGGCCCTGTGGGCGGGCGCTGTCGATTCAGTCGGCGGCGAAACACTCGCGTGGCTCACGCGCACCATGGCGCAAAACGGCGTGATTGCAAGCTTCGGCAATGCCGGCGGGGTTGAATTTCATACCACCGTGTTGCCCTTCATCTTGCGCGGCGTTACGCTGATCGGTGTCGATTCTGCCGCAACCCCGATGCCACTGCGTCAGCGTGTCTGGCAGCGTCTGGCAAGCGATCTTTATCCTAAAAAACTCGCGCAAGTGGCGCACACGTTGCCCTTCGAGCGCTTAGCGGAGGCTTTTGATCCCTTGCTGCAAGGCAAAGGGGTCGGGCGCACGGTGATTCAATTTTAG
- a CDS encoding methyltransferase domain-containing protein encodes MSEWFATTPGGYVLDYEQAWFDRSVNDIFGYNALQLGLSGHDFLRNSRIPLRFSGEDKTGAALRLCADELPIACGSLDLVLLPHLLEFSALPHAILREVERVLRAEGSLIISGFNPHSLWGLHRTMVRRQGYPWCGHFIALHRLRDWLSLLGFEVAEISFDAYAPPFQQWLSRTDLIESAGKRWWPASGGVYFVHAIKRVPGMRLLKPSWNAGLVKKLLPVAPKLNNPQRGDTASCDNNVNRLDHE; translated from the coding sequence TTGAGCGAGTGGTTTGCCACCACGCCGGGCGGCTATGTGCTCGACTATGAACAGGCCTGGTTTGACCGTTCTGTAAACGATATCTTTGGCTACAACGCGCTGCAACTGGGATTGTCCGGACACGATTTTTTGCGCAATAGTCGCATCCCTTTGCGCTTTAGCGGCGAAGACAAAACAGGCGCGGCCCTCAGGCTATGCGCAGACGAATTACCGATCGCCTGCGGGAGTCTCGATCTGGTGCTGCTGCCACACCTGCTGGAATTTTCAGCACTGCCTCATGCCATTTTGCGCGAGGTTGAGCGGGTACTCAGAGCCGAGGGCAGCCTGATTATCAGTGGTTTTAATCCGCACAGTTTATGGGGGCTGCACCGCACGATGGTCAGGCGTCAGGGTTATCCTTGGTGCGGCCATTTTATCGCGCTGCACAGGCTACGCGACTGGCTGTCTTTGCTGGGCTTTGAAGTGGCAGAAATCAGCTTCGATGCGTATGCGCCGCCGTTTCAGCAATGGCTGTCGCGTACGGATTTGATCGAGTCGGCAGGCAAGCGCTGGTGGCCGGCAAGCGGCGGGGTGTATTTTGTGCACGCCATCAAACGCGTACCGGGCATGCGTCTGCTCAAGCCTAGCTGGAATGCAGGATTGGTTAAAAAACTGCTGCCGGTGGCACCCAAACTGAATAATCCGCAGCGCGGCGACACGGCCAGCTGCGACAATAATGTGAACAGGTTAGATCATGAATAG
- a CDS encoding BaiN/RdsA family NAD(P)/FAD-dependent oxidoreductase: MKSDVIIIGSGAAGLMCALQAGLRGRSVVLLDHAKKLAEKIRISGGGHCNFTNINAKPENYISSNPHFCRSALARYTPNDFIELLQKHNIKFHEKTLGQLFCDDESEVIIAMLRTECDAAGVKRFMNCEIEEIKHTPYDADAGIGKKAKYYVSTSRGEFEAVSLVIATGGLSIPKTGATPYGYHVAEQFGVPITKLRAGLVPLTFAPDEWKPYADLTGVSFPAIVTTAKQSFREDLLVTHRGLSGPVILQASSYWQPGEVLHINLLPDLDMASVLDEHKTSKKQLANFLTQWFPKSFSDVWCSDKKPFENKPLNQYNDKQRKVIAEQLHDWQVVPSGTQGYAKAEVTCGGIDTQALSSKTMECNDVPGLYFIGEVVDVTGQLGGYNFQWAWASGFAAGQAV; encoded by the coding sequence ATGAAATCAGATGTCATCATTATCGGTTCAGGCGCAGCAGGCCTGATGTGCGCACTCCAAGCCGGTCTGCGCGGTCGTTCCGTGGTATTGCTCGATCACGCCAAGAAGCTGGCGGAAAAAATCCGCATTTCAGGCGGCGGGCATTGCAACTTCACCAATATCAACGCGAAACCTGAAAATTATATCTCCAGCAATCCGCATTTCTGCCGCTCCGCGCTGGCTCGCTACACGCCGAATGACTTTATCGAGCTGTTGCAAAAGCACAATATCAAATTCCATGAAAAGACGCTGGGCCAGCTGTTTTGCGATGACGAATCCGAAGTCATCATCGCCATGCTGCGCACGGAATGCGATGCGGCAGGCGTCAAGCGCTTCATGAACTGCGAAATCGAAGAGATCAAACATACGCCCTATGATGCGGATGCGGGTATCGGCAAAAAGGCCAAATACTATGTGTCGACCTCGCGCGGCGAATTCGAAGCGGTTTCGCTGGTGATTGCCACCGGCGGTCTGTCTATTCCTAAGACGGGTGCGACGCCCTATGGTTATCACGTCGCCGAGCAGTTCGGCGTGCCGATCACTAAATTGAGGGCAGGGCTGGTACCTTTGACCTTTGCGCCGGATGAATGGAAGCCTTATGCGGATCTGACGGGCGTCTCATTCCCGGCGATCGTCACCACCGCGAAACAGTCATTCCGCGAAGATCTGCTGGTCACGCATCGCGGTTTGAGTGGTCCGGTCATTTTGCAGGCTTCCTCTTACTGGCAGCCGGGTGAAGTATTGCACATTAACCTGTTGCCTGATCTTGATATGGCAAGCGTGTTAGATGAACATAAAACCAGCAAGAAACAGCTGGCCAATTTCCTGACACAATGGTTCCCGAAGAGTTTTTCAGATGTATGGTGTTCAGATAAAAAGCCGTTCGAAAACAAGCCTTTGAATCAGTATAATGACAAACAACGCAAAGTCATTGCCGAACAGTTGCACGACTGGCAGGTGGTGCCTTCAGGCACACAGGGCTATGCCAAGGCGGAAGTCACCTGCGGCGGCATCGACACACAGGCGCTGTCGTCCAAGACGATGGAATGCAACGACGTCCCCGGCTTGTATTTCATCGGTGAAGTCGTGGACGTCACAGGACAACTGGGCGGTTACAACTTCCAGTGGGCCTGGGCATCCGGTTTCGCTGCAGGGCAGGCGGTCTAA
- the corA gene encoding magnesium/cobalt transporter CorA, with translation MLLNCVAYRHGVKIAEPTVEEISDYLARTDCFVWVAMRDATEAELNTMQEEFGLHDLAVEDARHGHQRPKVEEYGDTLFVAMHLPEYIDAELSVGEVNVFVGRNFILSIRSRSSHNLLGVRERCEREPELLKLGSGFVLYALMDAVVDRYFPLIDKLELQLEAIEEHLFDKGYSLATIAQLYGLKRKISVLKHAVMPLMEATSKLYGGRVPPICVNTQEYLRDVYDHLTRINTTIDMMRDTITTAILVSQSTVSIEQNEVNKRLAAWAAIFAVATAFVGIWGMNFQHMPELKLEYGYPLALLVIITVCGLLYFRFKRAGWL, from the coding sequence ATGCTGCTCAATTGCGTCGCATATCGACATGGCGTCAAAATCGCCGAACCCACCGTGGAGGAAATCAGCGATTATCTGGCGCGTACTGACTGCTTTGTCTGGGTCGCGATGCGCGATGCGACTGAAGCCGAACTCAACACCATGCAGGAGGAGTTCGGCCTGCACGATCTGGCAGTTGAAGATGCGCGTCACGGCCATCAGCGTCCCAAAGTCGAGGAATATGGCGATACGCTGTTCGTTGCGATGCATTTACCGGAATATATCGACGCTGAATTATCCGTAGGTGAGGTCAATGTCTTCGTCGGGCGAAATTTCATCCTCTCGATACGCAGTCGAAGTTCTCATAATTTGCTCGGGGTACGCGAGCGCTGCGAGCGGGAGCCGGAACTGCTGAAACTGGGCTCGGGCTTTGTGCTTTACGCGCTGATGGATGCGGTTGTCGATCGCTATTTTCCGCTGATCGATAAGCTTGAATTGCAGTTGGAAGCAATTGAAGAACATCTGTTCGATAAGGGATATTCGCTCGCGACCATCGCGCAGCTCTACGGCCTGAAACGAAAAATTTCCGTGCTCAAACATGCCGTGATGCCGCTGATGGAGGCTACCAGCAAACTCTACGGTGGACGCGTGCCGCCGATTTGCGTCAACACACAGGAATATTTGCGCGATGTGTACGATCACTTAACGCGCATCAATACGACGATAGACATGATGCGTGACACGATCACCACGGCGATTCTGGTCAGCCAGTCGACCGTATCGATCGAGCAGAATGAGGTCAACAAGCGTCTGGCTGCATGGGCGGCGATTTTTGCCGTTGCAACGGCGTTTGTGGGCATCTGGGGTATGAATTTTCAGCATATGCCGGAACTGAAACTGGAATATGGCTATCCGCTGGCGCTGCTGGTGATCATTACGGTTTGCGGATTACTGTATTTCCGTTTCAAGCGTGCAGGCTGGCTGTAA
- the odhB gene encoding 2-oxoglutarate dehydrogenase complex dihydrolipoyllysine-residue succinyltransferase, giving the protein MSIIEVKVPQLSESVSEATLLTWHKKVGDAVLEGENLIDVETDKVVMELPASKSGVLKKIIKADGDKVGSEELIALIDTTAVATAAPAAAKIDAPVPPSVRKLAHELDIDAASLEGSGRAGRVTKEDVLSAATPKAAPILPSAAAPAGGRPEQRVPMTRIRQRIAERLVQSQQTAAILTTFNEVNMQPVIDLRTKYKDAFEKKHGVKLGFSSFFAKAAVYALQKFPIVNASVDGTDIIYHGYFDIGIAIGSERGLTVPILRDVDKLSFADIEKQIVDFGARAKTGKLTMEELTGGTFSISNGGTFGSMLSTPIINPPQAAILGIHATKDRAVVENGQIVIRPINYLAVSYDHRIIDGREAVQFLVAIKEALESPERMLLDL; this is encoded by the coding sequence ATGAGCATCATTGAAGTTAAAGTACCGCAATTATCCGAATCCGTTTCAGAAGCAACGCTGCTGACCTGGCACAAAAAGGTGGGCGATGCGGTGCTCGAAGGTGAAAATCTGATCGACGTTGAAACCGACAAAGTGGTGATGGAACTGCCTGCTTCTAAGAGCGGCGTGCTGAAAAAAATCATAAAGGCGGACGGCGATAAGGTCGGCAGTGAAGAGCTGATTGCGCTGATCGACACGACGGCGGTCGCAACGGCTGCGCCCGCCGCTGCAAAAATCGATGCACCCGTACCGCCTTCGGTACGCAAACTGGCGCATGAGCTCGACATCGATGCGGCCAGCTTAGAGGGCAGCGGGCGCGCAGGTCGCGTGACCAAAGAGGATGTGCTGAGTGCTGCAACACCGAAAGCAGCCCCCATTTTACCGTCAGCCGCAGCTCCAGCCGGCGGCCGTCCCGAGCAGCGCGTCCCGATGACGCGTATTCGTCAGCGCATCGCCGAGCGTCTGGTGCAATCGCAACAGACGGCCGCCATCCTCACCACCTTTAATGAGGTGAATATGCAGCCGGTGATCGATCTGCGTACGAAATACAAAGATGCGTTCGAAAAGAAACACGGTGTAAAGCTCGGGTTCTCGAGCTTCTTCGCTAAGGCGGCCGTGTATGCGCTGCAAAAGTTCCCTATCGTCAATGCGTCGGTGGATGGCACCGACATCATCTATCACGGCTATTTCGACATCGGCATCGCGATCGGCAGCGAGCGCGGACTCACGGTGCCTATTCTGCGCGATGTGGACAAACTGAGTTTTGCCGATATCGAAAAGCAAATTGTGGATTTCGGCGCAAGGGCTAAAACGGGTAAGCTCACGATGGAAGAGTTGACCGGCGGCACGTTCTCCATTTCCAACGGCGGCACCTTCGGTTCCATGCTGTCCACACCGATCATCAATCCACCGCAGGCAGCGATCTTGGGGATACACGCGACCAAAGACCGTGCCGTGGTCGAAAACGGTCAGATCGTGATCCGCCCGATCAACTATCTGGCCGTGTCCTACGATCATCGCATCATCGATGGTCGTGAGGCGGTGCAGTTTCTGGTCGCCATCAAGGAAGCGCTCGAATCCCCTGAACGCATGCTGCTGGATCTGTAA